A region from the Pelagovum pacificum genome encodes:
- a CDS encoding LacI family DNA-binding transcriptional regulator, with amino-acid sequence MSKVTLRIIAEKSGMSKYAVSRALSGKDGVSEATRQRIMEVADELGYERPTPPSQSEVVAIFDDRDHVNAELHSQILAGLQREAGRLNYDLRSHWLHHGGSIEDVLRNAGAVFAINVSDETAKRAIEASGVPVVHSGWTGPLAQVDVVGGTDHGSGEAVVNHLHTLGHREIVYVHGTGDLRGRRVRLSGARVAAEVTGTTIHDLSWEEDSSFSEAFTRLLRKNVRPTALFCAHDTLAMAVVTDLLSRGWRIPQDVTIIGFGDFTPARLVSPPLTTVRVKGQEMGRTLARIMHLRTTDADWPGVPLQIRVVNELIVRSTCGPPPTVHPLDREPRA; translated from the coding sequence ATGAGCAAAGTCACGCTGAGAATCATCGCCGAAAAAAGTGGCATGTCGAAATACGCGGTGTCCCGCGCGCTGTCCGGCAAGGACGGCGTCAGCGAGGCCACCCGGCAGCGCATCATGGAGGTCGCGGACGAGCTCGGCTACGAGCGCCCCACCCCGCCAAGCCAGAGCGAGGTTGTCGCCATTTTCGACGACCGCGACCACGTGAACGCGGAGCTCCACAGCCAGATCCTCGCCGGGCTTCAGCGCGAGGCGGGCCGGCTGAATTACGATCTGCGCAGCCACTGGCTGCACCATGGCGGTTCGATCGAGGACGTGTTGCGCAATGCCGGCGCGGTCTTCGCGATCAATGTGTCCGACGAGACGGCGAAGCGGGCGATCGAAGCCTCCGGCGTCCCGGTCGTGCATTCGGGGTGGACCGGTCCGCTCGCACAGGTCGACGTGGTGGGCGGCACCGACCACGGGTCGGGCGAGGCCGTGGTGAACCATCTGCACACGCTCGGCCACAGGGAAATCGTCTATGTCCATGGCACGGGCGACCTGCGGGGCCGGCGGGTCCGGCTGTCCGGCGCGCGCGTCGCGGCCGAAGTGACGGGCACCACGATCCATGACCTGTCCTGGGAGGAGGACTCGTCCTTCTCGGAAGCGTTCACCCGGCTTCTGCGCAAGAACGTGCGGCCGACCGCGCTATTCTGCGCGCATGACACGCTCGCCATGGCGGTGGTCACCGACCTGCTGTCACGGGGCTGGCGAATCCCGCAGGACGTGACGATCATCGGCTTCGGCGACTTCACCCCCGCGCGGCTGGTGAGCCCGCCGCTAACCACCGTACGGGTGAAGGGCCAGGAGATGGGTCGCACGCTCGCCCGCATCATGCATCTGCGCACCACAGACGCCGACTGGCCCGGCGTGCCGCTCCAGATCCGCGTGGTGAACGAACTGATCGTGCGGAGCACCTGCGGACCGCCGCCCACGGTGCATCCGCTCGACCGGGAACCGCGCGCCTAG
- a CDS encoding carbohydrate kinase family protein has protein sequence MTILVAGSAAHLDLVCRGDRVPGPSEFASLFPGPGADGRWQQGGAAMTIALAVCRTGGSAKLWHPVPRNGRGETDLDALLQEGVDLAPCPAYGGGPVRSVVVYTPDTRLGWSAPPADVPHVTQADMLVGIDLVIIAPVWGHWSDAILEMARGAGVPAALVGFAPPEALAHDWAFAVLDKDQATNVPRLNARELVVTDGARGATVTVDGTTTQLPPCPAEAVDATGAGDNFAAVYLARRLAGDTPSAAGEKAARWASRTIEAWGSRPPREHYADLLGDLTDHA, from the coding sequence ATGACGATACTCGTGGCCGGCTCGGCCGCACATCTCGACCTCGTCTGCCGGGGCGACCGGGTTCCCGGCCCGTCCGAGTTCGCATCGCTCTTCCCCGGTCCCGGAGCGGATGGCCGATGGCAACAGGGCGGCGCAGCGATGACAATCGCGCTCGCCGTCTGCAGAACGGGCGGATCAGCGAAGCTGTGGCACCCGGTTCCGAGGAATGGCCGAGGCGAGACCGACCTGGACGCCCTCTTGCAGGAGGGTGTCGACCTCGCTCCCTGCCCGGCCTACGGCGGCGGCCCGGTCCGAAGCGTGGTGGTCTACACGCCCGATACCCGGCTCGGCTGGAGCGCCCCGCCGGCGGATGTCCCGCACGTCACACAGGCGGACATGCTGGTGGGAATTGACCTCGTGATCATCGCGCCGGTCTGGGGGCACTGGTCGGACGCGATCCTCGAGATGGCTCGCGGGGCTGGCGTCCCTGCCGCGCTCGTCGGCTTCGCGCCGCCAGAAGCACTTGCGCACGACTGGGCCTTCGCCGTGCTGGATAAGGACCAAGCCACCAATGTGCCACGGCTGAATGCACGGGAGCTTGTCGTGACCGACGGCGCGCGTGGCGCCACGGTGACCGTTGACGGCACGACCACCCAGCTGCCGCCCTGCCCTGCCGAGGCGGTCGATGCCACCGGCGCGGGTGACAATTTCGCAGCCGTTTACCTCGCCCGCCGGCTGGCCGGGGACACCCCTTCCGCTGCCGGTGAGAAAGCCGCCCGATGGGCGAGCCGCACCATCGAGGCGTGGGGCTCGCGCCCGCCTCGCGAACATTACGCCGACCTGTTGGGAGATCTGACTGACCATGCCTGA